From the genome of Gymnogyps californianus isolate 813 chromosome 4, ASM1813914v2, whole genome shotgun sequence:
TAGCAGGAGGGAGGTTCACCACTAAGAGGAAGCGGGTGGTAATGCTCCTTTTATAGCAGCTAATACTCACCTGACGTGACTGCGGAATCATATCTAAAGTCACTGATCAcccatttacatttaaaactacTAGTTAGCTTTCTAGTTTGAAGAGGCAGATAATGGCAGATAAGCCATTATCTCTGAAATGCATCTACTAGTTATCTCTTTGAATCTGCAAAATAGAAGTTTCTGGAAGTGGTATTTGCCAATAGGTATCTACTAACAGCACAGCTGTATCCTactgggtgaaaaaaaaaaggctaatgttaattttcttgttcttcttaGGTATCTACGTGCCAAGTGTTAATTgaactgtttctgtttcatttttatttctgcatcctGATGCTATAAACCATGTCAACTGTATATAACTAAATCTTCATTTAACACagaggttgggttttttatgatgagtcactggaaaaataacattaatacTATACAATTTGATTCactattcaaataaaaatgctgaatcAGGAGCGTGGTCTCTTCATTCACTCATGTAGATTTGCTTATCTACAGTTGTACTGTAAACTATTTTGTTAAGGATATACTCACTTCTGTTAGGAAGGAACAACTGATCCAGCTGTCAATATTCTGAAATAGTGGGAAGATTATCCTTCACACTGGAGAAAATTCTTGTACACCTGTCAAACAAATGGAACTGTTAGTCAATGGATTCAGGGCCAAATCCTGATTTTATATCGCTATACACATCATTGTCTTTGGGTCACCTTTTCAATGGGGGGAACTGAGAAGGTACTTAGCAGAGCGGAGTTCCACTACTGTCATTTCACTGAGAATTAAAGGAGTATCTTGCACCCATGCTGgataaaaggaggaagaaggtatGGATTAGATCCCACTGACTAATGCCCTCCCCTTCCCGTTCCATTTAAGCAGAGTTTGTATGAAATGGAGAATCGAGACTCTCAGTGTCAATGACAGCAATCTATATGTATCTAAAGGTAAGTATGGCTTTCATCTACTACATCAATTTTCTTCtacaaatcaaaaccaaaaagtatgcaagtaaaacaaaagctgtttttttattgtttcgGGCTTATCAAAGGAgtaaaaaactgtattttctcaaGTAATATGTGGTTTCATCACATCACTGCTTTTTGTATTGGTGTCTTCATGAGCAGAAATATTTCGCACTGACAGTGTCATCATATTCATAATGTcctttttggggttttcttctaAGTCGGTTTCTATTGCTCCAACTTCTGCCAGTTTCCATTCGAGCTCTGTAAAAACAAATCACAATTCTGATAATTGCAAGAAATTCTCACTTAAGAGGAAAAGGACTTTTATTAAAGACCAAGATCCAtctcaacaacaaaaaatagaGCCATCCTTATGACAACCCAACTTTATCTCAGTAAAATAACTGTGAATTGCAAAATATCCATGCTTATCCAATATTCTTACCATAGAATTACATAAAtgaattctttgctttttgtagactttttttctacaaaaataatcaaaaacCTTTTCCACCTTTAAGCAGTGATATTTAGATCTAATGATTACAAACAACTTAAAATTTTCTATAccctgaattatttaaaaatatttctcatacCTTCCACTTTAAGATATATTCCCCCACATTCAGCTACTCCAATGAACCTGCCTTTTATTTCACCAGTTTTATATACAAGTATTGTGGGTAAACATCTGTCATGGTAATTCTGAATGCAGCTGTTTACAATGGCTTTGAGAAACTTCACTTCTGGAAACTTTCTGGCTAGCAGGCTGAGATGTTCATTAACCAGTAAACACATTGGTATGCtagaaaagaataaagtatGATGACACGTTCAGtgtaaattatttgtaaaataactaaagttattaaaaataaagcctttgaAGAATAAATGTACCTTCTCATTTAGTCTGCTTCTACTTTAATTTGTTATAAGAATTGCACCACAAATTTTATTTAGCTTCTTCTAAGATCATTGTGATTTAAAGAGCTGTCcaagtaaaaatacataatcGGCGCATTCTGTAAAATATGTCAGTAAAGCTACCAGACGCTTCAAGCATTGTGCCTCAATTTTGTTCTCCACTAAGATTTTAAAGCTCATTTTGTCCATTTATTGTAGagtttaaatgagattttttactttatttgaaCTGGCTTTCAGTTTAACATTAATTACTTCTTCATTCTTTTAGTAAAATCTAAGTAATGTCAGGGAAACCCTTGTATAGTCATATTACCACCATAGGCCTGCTCATTACTTTCGTAGCTACTATTTGCAATACAATCACTATATAAACCTCagtagaaaaaaacacaaaaaaaccccttccaaAAACAATGGAGTTGGTTTtttgttcccctgcagcccgttAACCTTGTAGAAGTTAGGATCTTTTTTGTAACTGACTGAAGTTGAAGAAGCTGATTTAACCTATGCACCCTCGACGAGTTCCAGCAGCACCCTCTCGTGGCCAAAGACAGGTGAGGCAGTTTTGTTACTAGCCATGAGAGACTTTGGAGATCTCGTATTCATTCCTAAGGAATGATGAGTTTCCTTCTCACAGACTCGTATTTATGCAGTGGTAAAGTATAGAATTGGTTCTCCAgtaaacaaaaacaatgaaaagcaagaaaggctgctattttctttcttcagatctgtaaatttaaattattgcaATTTGAACAATTTCATTTGATTGACCTATTCCTATTGCTCCTGGAAATAATTCCTGATAATTGAGAAGAATCAAAGAAGCTTCCTCGCAACAGgcttaaaaagaaggaaaagagaaagctggtCTGAAgctaaaaaatgcattaaacatTCCATACTAATTCCCAGTGCTTTTGAAGAACATCTAATAAAGTTGCTAACATATGCTGAACTAATCATGGGAGTCCTTTGACATTTCTGCTGGATCCTGTCACAACTTCTGCTACCATTAGAGAATTTATTGGGGAACCGATAAACTAACAAATTCCCTAGCTTTCCTCAGTTTTCAGAACTGAGACTTTTCCTATTGGGCTTTTCATTTGTTCCAGTCAAAGGGGAAATAAAGGTAGAATAATCTGGGCGCTCCTGCTGAGAAAAGAATCTGCAAATGAACTTCCCTTAACACAGACAGTGGACACCACTTTCTCAGTGAAATTCAGAAATCTCAGTGAGGTTAAGTACATAGTAAGAAGCATatacagcaaaagaaatcttcCATATAATTGAACAAAAGTGAAGTGATTAACTCTCACAAAGTGAATTAACACATCAAGGAGGTCCCATGCTCTATGATTACATTGCCTCCAAACAATTGCTATTTCATTAGTCTAttgtatttcacttttcttggtattgctttttaattaccAGTTCAATTCTCTGTATTGAAGTATTCAACATGTTAAACAAGAATGTAATTACCTTGACCGATAAAGATGAATTATAACCCAAACATCCTCTGGAGCATTTGTAACTTCCTTTACATACTGCTCTCCACAAATTTCTCTTAGCTCCCCATACTTTTGCCTCCTCTGAAGACATTTCCATTCTTGCAAGCGTTGCTGcctaattaaaaagtaataataacaacaaacaTCTtctttggaatattttaaatacattttaaaagaatatctAATGCATTTCTCTCAATTACTTAAACAAATGCTTTAAGTAACCCTTTAGCTCAAGGTCTTCTAATGTAatttcagagctggaaaggCTTCTGTGCTGATTTTTATTCAATAagataacattaaaatacattttcttagtTCATCAGTATCAGATTTGGGAAATTTGAGTAACAAACATGTTGTACAAGGGTTTATTATTTGagacaaagcaagaaaaaattaaagctggTACTAATTGTTTTTATGATTCTGAAAATGAGATTAGTTTGAGGAAGAACTACCAGTACTTATACTATTTAccagacaattttaaaataattcctgaaaATTGGAATGTAAAAACAGTAGATGGCAGTCTTCGTctataaaaatacttgcaaggtagaaaaggaaaatgcctTACTGAGATTTGTTGAACTAAAAGCAGCTATTAATTTTACTAACTGAAAGCCACTAGAGAAGTGGCTTTtccaaaaaagattaaataatatATCTGCAATGTTGTTATACTCTAGCAACAATGCATGATAATTTAGGTTCACAACTTCCACATAATTATGTGAATTATTATCTTCCCATGAGAATACAGCACTAGATACACAGTGTTAGCACTAGAATTATTTTAGTCATTTTAACAATGCAAAAGCAGGAAACACACGTAGAATCTAGACAGAGGAAATGTT
Proteins encoded in this window:
- the PDCL2 gene encoding phosducin-like protein 2; translation: MQDPNEDTEWNDILRHFGILPPKEKPKDEIEEMVLRLQKEAEVKPYERMNLEELKEAEDDFDEADRKAIEMYRQQRLQEWKCLQRRQKYGELREICGEQYVKEVTNAPEDVWVIIHLYRSSIPMCLLVNEHLSLLARKFPEVKFLKAIVNSCIQNYHDRCLPTILVYKTGEIKGRFIGVAECGGIYLKVEELEWKLAEVGAIETDLEENPKKDIMNMMTLSVRNISAHEDTNTKSSDVMKPHIT